A section of the Marinimicrobium koreense genome encodes:
- a CDS encoding pectinesterase family protein has protein sequence MKIGYRIVVFFMLSLLATLPVRADIVYEMTVAQDGSGDYDTIQAAIDNTKAFPDKRITIHIKNGTYREKVRVYEWNPMVSLIGEDAGKTIITWGDHFKQIDKGRNSTFHTATLQVDGDDFHGENLTIENTAGPVGQAVALAVNADRVSFYNSRFLGHQDTLYLTGEGKRQYFRNCYVEGTTDFIFGRATAVFDQCQIHSKSDSYITAASTPEGIPHGFVFLNATLTADKDVDEVYLGRPWRDFARTVFINTDMGAHIKPEGWHNWSKPDAEHTVLYGEYDSRGPGAQPDKRVKWQTTLSDEQAGDYTLETILGEDGWYRAR, from the coding sequence ATGAAGATCGGATACCGTATCGTTGTATTTTTTATGCTATCACTGCTGGCGACCCTGCCTGTGCGGGCGGATATCGTCTATGAGATGACCGTTGCCCAGGACGGCAGCGGTGATTACGACACCATTCAGGCCGCGATCGATAACACCAAGGCCTTTCCCGACAAGCGCATCACCATCCACATCAAGAACGGCACTTATCGGGAGAAGGTCCGTGTGTATGAGTGGAACCCGATGGTGTCGCTGATTGGCGAGGACGCCGGCAAGACCATCATCACCTGGGGCGATCACTTCAAGCAGATCGACAAGGGCCGCAATAGCACCTTCCACACCGCCACCCTGCAGGTAGATGGCGATGACTTCCACGGTGAAAATCTGACCATTGAAAATACCGCCGGCCCGGTGGGCCAGGCGGTCGCTCTGGCGGTCAATGCCGATCGGGTAAGTTTTTACAACAGCCGCTTTCTCGGCCATCAGGATACGCTCTATCTGACCGGGGAAGGCAAACGGCAGTACTTCCGGAACTGTTATGTCGAAGGCACCACGGATTTTATTTTCGGTCGCGCCACGGCGGTGTTTGACCAGTGCCAGATCCACTCGAAAAGTGATTCTTATATCACGGCGGCTTCAACGCCGGAGGGCATTCCCCACGGTTTTGTGTTTCTGAACGCTACGCTCACTGCCGACAAGGATGTGGATGAAGTCTACCTCGGACGTCCCTGGCGAGACTTTGCCCGCACGGTGTTCATTAACACCGACATGGGGGCGCACATCAAGCCCGAGGGCTGGCATAACTGGTCCAAGCCGGACGCGGAGCACACCGTACTTTACGGTGAGTACGACAGCCGCGGACCAGGCGCGCAGCCCGACAAGCGGGTGAAATGGCAAACCACCTTGAGTGACGAACAGGCCGGCGATTACACGCTGGAAACGATTCTCGGTGAGGATGGCTGGTATCGCGCTCGATAA
- a CDS encoding metal ABC transporter permease: protein MSDFMMFSLVPMTVAIIISMTCALLGNFLVLRRQSLISDAISHVALPGIVASFLLTGTIASTAMMLGAGVSALVTVAMIDAIRRFGRVEISAAMGVTFTSLFALGVLLLEVSQASGVHIDVQHALYGNLESLIWFEGVGLSSLVDPAALATLPPQLARVGVVALVVLVFVVVFRRHLILGSFDSEFAASIRARPALVDLLLVTMVAVAAIAAFEAVGSIIVIAMFICPAAAARLMTNHLGKQLAWSQLFALISAVVGYWLAGYGLIALGLDMSLSAAGMIATVAGLILLVTCLWGPQRRGRAVLANA, encoded by the coding sequence ATGAGCGATTTCATGATGTTCAGCCTGGTGCCCATGACCGTGGCCATCATTATCAGCATGACCTGTGCGCTGTTGGGCAACTTCCTGGTATTGCGCCGGCAGAGTCTGATCAGCGATGCCATCAGTCACGTCGCCCTGCCGGGCATCGTGGCCAGCTTTCTGCTTACCGGCACCATTGCCTCCACGGCCATGATGCTGGGTGCCGGGGTCTCGGCACTGGTGACGGTGGCCATGATCGACGCCATACGCCGGTTCGGGCGAGTGGAAATCAGTGCGGCCATGGGGGTGACCTTTACCAGCCTGTTTGCCCTGGGAGTGCTGTTGCTGGAAGTGAGTCAGGCCAGCGGCGTACACATTGATGTGCAGCACGCCCTATACGGAAATCTGGAGAGTCTGATCTGGTTTGAAGGCGTCGGTCTTTCATCCCTGGTTGATCCGGCGGCGCTGGCCACTCTGCCACCGCAACTGGCTCGTGTCGGGGTGGTGGCACTGGTGGTACTGGTGTTCGTGGTGGTGTTCCGCCGTCACTTGATTCTGGGAAGTTTTGATTCGGAATTCGCCGCCAGCATCCGCGCCCGCCCGGCGCTGGTGGATCTTCTGCTGGTCACCATGGTGGCGGTGGCGGCCATCGCGGCCTTTGAAGCGGTGGGCTCCATTATCGTGATCGCCATGTTCATCTGCCCGGCGGCGGCAGCCCGCCTGATGACCAATCACTTGGGCAAACAGCTCGCCTGGAGTCAGCTCTTTGCCCTGATATCCGCCGTCGTGGGCTACTGGTTGGCGGGCTACGGCCTGATCGCGCTGGGGCTGGATATGTCGCTGAGCGCCGCTGGCATGATCGCCACCGTGGCCGGGCTTATTCTGCTGGTCACCTGCCTCTGGGGCCCGCAGCGACGCGGCCGAGCGGTGCTTGCGAACGCCTAA
- a CDS encoding metal ABC transporter permease — protein sequence MMDAWWPALIFSAGYNTTLVTLGAMLLGAGAGMIGAFVLLRKRSLVSDAITHATLPGLAMAFVLIGAIQGDGRWLPGLLLGAALSAALGLWLVQWISARTRLGEDAAIGAVLSTFFAFGVVLITVIQSMNVTGQSGLTGYLVGSTAGMLAVEAKLIASCALGLLLAVFILRREFLLVCFDPEFAQTQGVNTGRVDLLLLLLLMAVVVIGLKVTGLILVVALTITPPVSARFWTNRPPRMVALAAVLGALAAYLGVTLSSARASLPTGSLIVLSAFAIFLMSFLAAPRRGVFASLLAHQRFRRRVHLRQGLLSMSRNEPIFDGLTLRLLRRAGHIRRDGVATAQGRAAAREAEHEERLWALYRRLYPGDALHREHAGLDPIARVLPPDAIDELEQRLLASGGRA from the coding sequence ATGATGGACGCCTGGTGGCCGGCACTGATTTTCTCGGCGGGCTATAACACCACGCTGGTGACTCTGGGAGCCATGCTGTTGGGCGCCGGGGCGGGCATGATCGGTGCGTTTGTCCTGTTGCGCAAACGCTCCCTGGTCAGCGACGCCATCACCCATGCCACCCTCCCCGGGTTGGCGATGGCCTTTGTACTGATTGGTGCGATTCAGGGCGATGGCCGCTGGCTGCCCGGACTGCTATTGGGCGCCGCGCTGAGTGCCGCCCTGGGGCTCTGGCTGGTGCAGTGGATCAGTGCTCGTACCCGCCTGGGTGAAGACGCAGCGATTGGGGCGGTCCTGTCCACGTTTTTTGCCTTCGGTGTGGTCCTCATTACGGTCATTCAATCCATGAACGTCACCGGCCAATCGGGCCTGACCGGCTACCTGGTGGGTTCTACTGCCGGAATGTTGGCCGTCGAGGCCAAGCTGATAGCCTCCTGTGCGCTCGGGCTGCTCTTGGCGGTCTTTATTTTGCGCCGGGAATTTTTGTTGGTCTGCTTTGATCCGGAGTTTGCGCAAACCCAGGGGGTCAATACCGGGCGGGTAGACCTGTTACTGCTGCTGTTGTTGATGGCGGTGGTGGTCATCGGCCTGAAGGTGACCGGGTTGATTCTGGTGGTGGCACTCACCATCACCCCGCCGGTAAGTGCTCGCTTCTGGACCAACCGGCCGCCGCGCATGGTGGCGCTGGCGGCGGTGCTGGGCGCCTTGGCGGCTTATCTGGGCGTTACCCTGTCGAGCGCGCGCGCGAGTCTTCCCACCGGCTCATTGATTGTCTTGTCGGCGTTTGCGATTTTTCTGATGTCGTTCCTCGCCGCGCCGCGTCGCGGTGTGTTCGCCTCTTTGCTCGCCCACCAGCGGTTTCGTCGGCGGGTTCATTTGCGCCAGGGGCTGCTGTCGATGTCACGCAACGAGCCAATTTTTGATGGCCTCACGTTGCGGTTGTTACGTCGGGCGGGCCACATCCGGCGCGATGGGGTCGCCACGGCCCAGGGGCGGGCGGCGGCCCGGGAGGCGGAGCATGAAGAGCGGCTCTGGGCCCTGTACCGGCGGCTCTATCCCGGCGACGCCCTGCACCGCGAGCATGCGGGTCTGGATCCGATTGCACGGGTCTTGCCGCCGGATGCCATTGATGAGCTTGAACAGCGGTTGCTCGCGAGCGGGGGGAGGGCATGA
- a CDS encoding histone deacetylase family protein, whose protein sequence is MPSSLPLVFHPAYSFPFPERHRFPMAKFGLLAEHLRRIGLLRPENSFRPGPCKPLWLEQTHCPDYLQRFISRAQSPRELRQMNLPWSEGLVKRTLIAPSGTVLAAQLALHTGLACHLAGGTHHAHYDYASGFCILNDLAIATKVLIRQSGVGRVLIFDCDVHQGDGTAALLADEPHAFTCSLHCDNNFPFDKQRSDLDVPLPDGMGDEDYLRVVMDTLEQVLTDFQPDIVLYDAGVDVYAGDPLGRLNITEAGIRERDRRVLSELLKRDIPVATVIGGGYDDDRHALARRHAIVVEEAAKLRG, encoded by the coding sequence ATGCCCTCATCCCTACCCCTGGTTTTTCACCCGGCCTACAGCTTCCCCTTCCCGGAGCGGCACCGGTTTCCCATGGCGAAGTTTGGTCTGTTGGCCGAGCACCTGCGCCGCATCGGTCTGCTGCGCCCGGAGAACAGCTTTCGGCCCGGGCCCTGCAAGCCGCTGTGGTTGGAGCAGACCCACTGCCCGGACTACCTGCAGCGCTTTATCTCTCGGGCCCAGTCACCTCGGGAACTTCGGCAGATGAACCTGCCCTGGAGCGAGGGGTTGGTCAAGCGCACGCTGATTGCGCCCTCGGGCACAGTGCTGGCCGCGCAGCTGGCACTTCATACCGGTCTGGCCTGCCATCTGGCCGGCGGCACTCACCACGCACACTATGACTACGCCTCGGGCTTCTGCATTCTGAACGATCTGGCGATAGCCACAAAGGTGCTGATTCGCCAGAGCGGTGTCGGGCGGGTGCTGATTTTTGACTGCGACGTCCATCAGGGGGACGGCACCGCCGCACTGCTGGCGGATGAGCCCCACGCCTTTACCTGTTCGCTGCACTGCGACAATAACTTTCCGTTCGACAAACAGCGCAGTGATCTCGATGTGCCGCTGCCCGATGGCATGGGGGATGAGGATTATCTGCGGGTGGTGATGGACACTCTCGAACAGGTACTTACGGATTTTCAGCCCGATATCGTCCTCTATGATGCGGGGGTAGACGTCTATGCCGGAGACCCGCTCGGGAGGCTGAACATCACGGAGGCGGGCATTCGTGAGCGGGATCGGCGGGTGTTGAGTGAATTGCTTAAACGGGATATTCCGGTGGCGACAGTGATTGGGGGCGGATACGATGATGACCGACATGCGTTAGCACGCCGACACGCGATTGTGGTGGAGGAGGCGGCGAAGTTACGGGGATGA
- a CDS encoding metal ABC transporter ATP-binding protein gives MNAKGQLSEAVTASPLSIQGLTVSYDHRPVVYSVDLLLKPGRMTAIVGPNGAGKSTLLKAALSITRSLTGDVRVFGRPLAQMTEDIAYVPQRNSVDWDFPATVLDVVTMGLFRKLRWWQLTRRSHTDKAMESLTRVGMEAFADRQIGELSGGQQQRVFLARALVQNAALTILDEPFAGVDAATERAIVEVLKQLREEGKTLLCVHHDLSTVRDYFDDVLLLNVRRVAAGPVDQVFTAENLQATYGGRLNPVQLERLVPAVSEEP, from the coding sequence ATGAACGCCAAAGGGCAACTCAGTGAAGCCGTGACCGCCAGTCCATTATCGATTCAGGGGCTGACCGTCAGTTATGACCACCGGCCCGTGGTTTACTCCGTGGACCTGTTGCTGAAGCCAGGCCGTATGACCGCGATTGTTGGCCCCAATGGCGCGGGCAAGTCAACCCTGCTCAAAGCCGCGCTCAGTATCACCCGCAGCCTGACCGGGGATGTAAGGGTTTTTGGCCGACCGCTGGCGCAGATGACCGAAGACATTGCCTACGTGCCGCAACGCAACAGCGTCGATTGGGACTTCCCGGCCACCGTGCTCGATGTGGTCACTATGGGGTTGTTTCGCAAACTGCGCTGGTGGCAGCTGACCCGCCGCAGCCATACCGACAAGGCCATGGAAAGTCTCACGCGGGTGGGGATGGAAGCCTTCGCGGATCGGCAGATCGGTGAACTGTCTGGTGGTCAGCAGCAGCGGGTCTTTCTGGCGCGGGCGTTGGTCCAGAACGCGGCGCTGACCATTCTCGATGAACCCTTCGCCGGGGTGGACGCGGCCACCGAGCGGGCCATTGTCGAGGTCTTGAAACAGTTGCGCGAAGAGGGGAAAACCCTCTTGTGTGTTCACCACGACCTGTCCACGGTGCGAGATTACTTCGATGACGTGTTGCTGCTCAATGTGCGGCGCGTGGCCGCCGGTCCGGTCGATCAGGTATTCACGGCGGAGAACCTTCAGGCCACCTATGGCGGGCGCCTCAATCCGGTGCAGTTGGAGCGGTTGGTGCCGGCGGTCTCGGAGGAGCCATGA
- a CDS encoding metal ABC transporter solute-binding protein, Zn/Mn family has product MTLTKRVALSAALLITGLFGGMLSVAAESRLQVVATTGMVADVVREVGGDHVRVEGLMGPGVDPHLYRQTRRDITALSRADAVFWNGLYLEAQLEEFLERLAQRRPVFAVAEGVPERLRLSDEEYRNQSDPHVWMDPGRWRYGVEAVRSALVELRPEQKAYFDQRAESYLSELETLNDYARQVLGSVPEGKRVLVTAHDAFGYFGDAYGFEVLGIQGFSTESEAGLSRIEALVDLLVEREIGAIFVESSVSDRNVRALIEGAAARGHSVRIGGELYSDAMGPAGTYEGTWLGMIDHNVSTIARALGGEVPSGGRLGKLKHAGARE; this is encoded by the coding sequence GTGACGCTGACCAAGCGTGTTGCCCTTTCGGCGGCACTGTTAATCACCGGCCTGTTTGGCGGAATGCTGTCCGTTGCGGCGGAGTCACGACTACAGGTGGTGGCGACCACCGGCATGGTGGCGGATGTGGTGCGTGAGGTCGGGGGAGATCACGTGCGTGTCGAAGGGCTGATGGGGCCGGGGGTGGACCCGCACCTGTACCGCCAGACCCGCCGCGATATTACCGCGCTCAGCCGGGCCGATGCCGTTTTCTGGAACGGCCTCTACCTGGAGGCCCAGTTGGAAGAGTTCCTGGAACGTCTGGCCCAGCGTCGTCCGGTCTTCGCGGTAGCGGAAGGAGTGCCCGAGCGCTTGCGTCTGTCGGATGAAGAATACCGGAACCAGTCGGATCCACACGTCTGGATGGACCCGGGTCGCTGGCGCTATGGGGTTGAAGCGGTGCGCAGCGCATTGGTGGAGCTCCGCCCGGAGCAGAAAGCCTACTTTGACCAGCGCGCTGAATCCTATCTGAGCGAGCTGGAAACACTCAATGACTACGCGCGTCAGGTGTTGGGCAGTGTCCCGGAAGGTAAGCGGGTGTTGGTCACCGCTCACGATGCCTTCGGCTACTTTGGGGATGCCTACGGATTCGAGGTGCTGGGGATTCAGGGCTTCTCGACGGAAAGCGAGGCCGGTCTGTCGCGAATCGAAGCGCTGGTTGATCTGTTGGTCGAGCGCGAAATCGGGGCGATTTTTGTCGAATCATCGGTGTCGGATCGGAACGTCCGGGCGTTGATTGAGGGCGCCGCCGCGCGCGGTCACTCGGTGCGCATTGGCGGTGAGCTGTACTCCGATGCCATGGGGCCCGCCGGCACCTACGAAGGTACCTGGCTGGGAATGATCGATCACAACGTCAGTACCATTGCCCGTGCGTTGGGCGGTGAAGTCCCGTCCGGTGGCCGGCTCGGGAAACTGAAACACGCCGGGGCCAGGGAATGA